Proteins encoded within one genomic window of Trichoderma asperellum chromosome 2, complete sequence:
- the FUB1_1 gene encoding Reducing polyketide synthase fub1 (antiSMASH:Cluster_2.7~EggNog:ENOG41~SMCOG1028:crotonyl-CoA reductase / alcohol dehydrogenase), which produces MVLNNAIIPEEVLVSAGFTAPTSINISDASCLTIASVTQQSNAAVQNILVVMPQSPSPKLSRAVEQVECELKQVHNYNVVKLPFDAATPEQLSSYLALFALDLDLPFLEDLDEDSFVKLRSLILGTQGTLWLTLDTASGGLVKGLGRTIRSEYPEIPFSTLSLDSAAPFDADVNVRTISQLISTSKTLDRSTDSEYVIRNGQVLVERLEPQTDLKTLLDAARSGQSLPTVTMPLKDRGDETLRLSFREPGLLDSFEYHLVPGLTALDPVAEGQMEIEVQLVGLNSRDVMMATGQDEDTNIGMECAGIVSRLGLGVTKFRVGDRVFGLHGGCFQTRLRVDPRTFAHTPDSITDEVAGSLMGQYQTAVQSLINVGRLQRDESVLIHSAAGGVGQAAIIVAQCLGSKKVFCTVSSEKKKKFLMAEYGIPEAHIFNSRDHSFADGVMRLTNGQGVDVVLNNLANEALRRTWNCVAPFGRFIELGKRDIHDNSGLEMRPFLNNISFSGLDINTLVTEYPNKCEKLSLQVVELLEQGIIRPLKNVTQFSFGQVEQAFQLMQSGDNMGKVVLIPRPDDVVPIIPGGLGAFRLSSNSTYVLVGGLGGIGRSIAQMLADKGAKHFVFLSRSGNTRPEAQALLDKLQGQGVTSTVTAVDVADKAQLEAALNKVKQSCPPIKGMINCAMDLKDGIYNNMTAKDWNLSLRPKLKATRNLHELLPADLDFFVCLSSIAGIIGNRGQANYNAGNTYQDALMHHRAASGLAATSLNLSLVVGVGVSTEQENVFQLLKNGDLIPQNETDVLNLVTAAVSGRAPTQVAIDTATGGQLDKSSSNDPYWFDDSRFCYPQPTGSPFWRRQQRPGNKGGLEEAGCNSHFQGPGPRSRARRAGSWPVQHSQGGTGRHRFPEVSAGSRHRQSCCNRDTKLAAQGVPGRLVCF; this is translated from the exons ATGGTCCTGAACAACGCAATCATCCCAGAAGAAGTGTTAGTGTCCGCAGGCTTCACTGCCCCTACCTCGATCAATATCTCCGACGCCTCGTGCCTCACAATCGCCTCTGTGACACAGCAAAGCAACGCCGCTGTCCAAAACATTCTAGTTGTCATGCCCCAAAGCCCATCACCTAAGCTGAGCCGAGCCGTGGAACAAGTGGAGTGCGAGCTGAAACAGGTGCATAACTATAATGTTGTCAAGTTGCCCTTTGACGCCGCCACTCCTGAACAACTCTCGTCGTACTTGGCTCTCTTTGCATTGGATCTGGACCTTCCTTTCCTGGAAGATCTAGATGAGGATTCCTTTGTCAAGCTTCGCTCCTTGATTCTCGGTACCCAGGGGACGTTGTGGCTGACTTTAGACACTGCCTCTGGGGGTCTCGTAAAGGGTCTGGGTCGCACAATCCGCAGCGAGTACCCAGAGATTCCCTTCTCCACCCTCTCTCTCGACTCAGCGGCGCCATTTGATGCAGACGTCAATGTGCGTACCATTTCCCAActcatcagcaccagcaagacGCTAGATCGATCCACGGACTCAGAGTATGTCATTCGCAATGGTCAAGTCCTGGTGGAACGACTCGAGCCGCAGACCGACCTCAAGACCTTATTGGACGCGGCCCGGTCCGGACAGAGCCTTCCCACGGTTACAATGCCCTTGAAGGACCGCGGTGATGAGACACTGCGTCTGTCCTTCCGAGAGCCTGGTTTACTCGACTCGTTTGAATACCACCTCGTGCCCGGCTTGACCGCTCTGGATCCCGTGGCCGAGGGCCAGATGGAGATCGAGGTCCAGTTGGTCGGCTTGAACTCTCGTGACGTAATGATGGCCACTGGCCAGGACGAAGATACCAACATTGGCATGGAGTGCGCGGGTATCGTGTCCCGGTTGGGCCTCGGCGTCACCAAGTTCCGTGTGGGCGACCGCGTGTTCGGCCTGCACGGCGGTTGTTTCCAGACCCGCCTGCGCGTAGACCCACGCACCTTTGCGCACACCCCTGACTCCATCACCGACGAGGTGGCCGGATCGCTGATGGGCCAGTACCAGACGGCGGTACAATCGCTGATCAACGTCGGCCGCCTGCAGAGGGACGAGTCCGTTCTGATCCACTCTGCGGCCGGTGGTGTCGGCCAAGCAGCCATCATTGTCGCCCAGTGTCTTGGCTCCAAGAAGGTCTTCTGTACCGTCTcttcggagaagaagaagaagttcttGATGGCCGAGTACGGCATCCCGGAGGCGCACATCTTCAACAGCCGTGACCATTCGTTCGCCGATGGCGTCATGCGCCTGACTAACGGACAGGGCGTGGACGTCGTGCTCAACAACCTCGCCAACGAAGCACTTCGACGCACATGGAACTGCGTGGCGCCGTTTGGCCGCTTCATCGAGCTGGGCAAGCGCGACATCCACGACAACTCCGGCCTGGAGATGCGGCCGTTCCTCAACAACATTAGCTTTTCGGGTCTTGACATTAACACCCTCGTCACTGAGTATCCCAACAAATGCGAGAAGCTCAGCTTACAGGTGGTTGAGTTGCTAGAACAAGGAATCATTAGGCCCCTGAAGAACGTTACGCAGTTCAGCTTTGGACAAGTGGAGCAGGCGTTCCAGCTGATGCAGAGCGGCGATAACATGGGCAAGGTTGTTCTGATTCCACGGCCTGACGACGTTGTTCCTATCATCCCTGGAGGCCTCGGTGCGTTCAGACTATCTTCTAACAGCACCTATGTTCTCGTCGGTGGTCTTGGCGGCATTGGTAGATCCATTGCCCAGATGCTCGCTGATAAGGGCGCTAAGCATTTCGTATTTCTGTCTCGATCTGGCAATACGCGCCCAGAGGCGCAAGCCCTGCTCGATAAGCTGCAGGGACAAGGTGTTACCTCGACAGTCACGGCGGTCGACGTAGCAGACAAAGCACAGCTGGAGGCAGCCTTGAACAAAGTAAAGCAAAGCTGTCCCCCGATTAAGGGCATGATTAACTGCGCTATGGATTTGAAA GACGGCATCTACAATAACATGACCGCGAAAGACTGGAACTTATCACTCCGTCCTAAGCTTAAAGCCACGCGCAATCTGCacgagctgctgccagctgaCCTAGATTTCTTTGTCTGCTTGTCGTCTATTGCTGGCATCATCGGAAACCGTGGCCAGGCCAACTACAATGCTGGTAACACCTACCAGGATGCTCTCATGCACCACCGTGCCGCTTCAGGCTTGGCAGCCACCAGTCTGAACCTCAGTTTGGTCGTCGGCGTCGGTGTCTCCACTGAGCAGGAGAATGTCTTCCAACTACTCAAAAATGGAGATCTGATACCCCAGAACGAAACGGACGTGCTGAACCTTGTTACGGCCGCCGTCTCCGGTCGCGCGCCGACACAAGTTGCCATCGACACAGCCACCGGTGGCCAGCTCGACAAGTCGTCGTCCAACGACCCCTATTGGTTTGACGATTCGCGTTTTTGCTATCCTCAGCCGACTGGATCGCCATTCTGGAGGCGACAGCAACGGCCAGGCAACAAAGGAGGACTGGAAGAAGCTGGTTGCAACAGCCACTTCCAAGGACCAGGTCCACGATCTCGTGCTCGACGCGCTGGTAGCTGGCCTGTCCAACATTCTCAAGGTGGAACAGGACGACATCGATTCCCGGAAGTCTCTGCCGGCTCTCGGCATCGACAGTCTTGTTGCAATCGAGATACGAAATTGGCTGCGCAAGGAGTTCCAGGCAGACTTGTCTGTTTTTGA